One Halanaerobium hydrogeniformans genomic window, TTTTAGAAATGACCCGAAAAAAAGTTAGAGAAGGTTTTGGATCTTTGATGCAAAAAGATTGCCACTGTTGTGGTGGAACTGGAAAAGTTTTATCAGAATCTACTGTTGCCATGAAGGTTATTCGAAAAATTGATGAGATAACTATTAGAGATAAATATCCTGCTGTATCTTTAGAACTTCATCCTGAAGTTGCTGCAGTTTTAATAGGAGCCGGGGGAGAGAAACTTGAGGAGTTGGAAAATAAGTTTGGAATAGATATTTTCATAAGTGGAAATACTGAATTAAATTATGAAGATATGGTAATTGAAAAAGGAAGCAAAGAAGAACTTCAACCTGATTTTCTGGATTTAGATGTTGGTGACAGAATTACTGTTGAAATAGAAGATCAGCATGCAAGCAATCAAAATGCAGGTATTGCTAGAATTGATGGTTATATTATTATCGTTAATCATGCCGGGAATATGGTTGATAATGAGGTGGAGATAATTATTGATGATCTTCATCGGACTTATGCTAGAGCACATTTAGCATAAACCAAAAAAATCGCGTGATTGCTTGACTCATAGCTTAAACTATGCTAAAATTTATATCTGGAGTTATATATCCGGTCTCCGTTCTGCGGAGATACCAAAACCGCACGGTACAGGCTGTCAAATCTCTTTTAGTAGAGTGCCTCATCCGGCGAGTCTGAGGTAAGGGAGGTGCAAGAATATGTATGCTATTATAAAGACTGGTGGTAAACAATACCGCGTCGAAGAAGATCAAATTATCACAATAGAAAAGCTTTCTGCTGAGGAAGGCGATAATGTAGAGTTTGAACAGGTTTTAGCTTTATCTGATGATAATGGTTTTAAAGCAGGTTCTCCATTTGTAGAAGGAGCAACTGTTAAAGGAAGAGTAATTGAACAGGGTAAACATAAAAAGGTCATTGTTTTTAAATATAAACCTAAGATCAGGTATCGCAAAAAGACGGGTCATAGACAACCATTTACAAAAGTTATTATTGAAGAAATTACTGCTTAGTAATTAATTAAATCAAAAATAATGTTATTAAAAATATTTAGCTTTAAAAATATTTAAACTTAATTTATAGGGGGGTGGAGTTAAATGTCCCAGAAGAAGGGTGTCGGTAGTTCGCGGAATGGTCGTGATAGTGAATCGAAACGACTTGGAGTTAAAGAATTCGATGGTGAATTCGTTTCTGCAGGTAGTATTTTAGTACGGCAAAGAGGTACTAAATTTAAACCTGGTTTAAATGTTGGCCGTGGGAAAGATGATACATTATTCTCCAAGGTTAACGGTTATGTAAAATTTGAAAGAAAAGGAAAGAAAAACCGTCAAATAAGTGTTTATACAGAAGATCAGGTGGCTGCTTTAGCCTAATGTAAGTTCTTTGCAAATTACCCTCAGTGCTTTGGTGCTGGGGGCTTTTTTCGCTTATAATATTTTTAATTATGGAGGTGATCACTTGTTTATAGATGAAGTAGAATTTAAAGTTAAGGCTGGTGATGGGGGTAATGGTGTTGTCAGCTTTCGCAGAGAAAAGTTTGAAGATATGGGTGGGCCTGATGGTGGAGATGGTGGTGATGGTGGTGATATAATACTGGAAGTTGATGAAGGTATGAACACCTTAGCTGACCTAAGGTATAATAATATATATAAGGCTGAAAAAGGTAAAAATGGTAAAGGCAAAAATCAGCATGGTAAAAATGGTGATGATTTAATATTAAGAGTACCACCTGGAACAATGGTTTATGATGCTGATACAGATAGCTTTTTAGCCGATTTAAAAGAAGCTGGTGAGAAGCATATAGTAGCTAAAGGTGGAAAGGGTGGAAGAGGTAATGCCCGCTTTAAAAAATCAACCCGTAAAGCTCCTCGTTTTTCTGAAAATGGAGCACAAGGAGAATTCCGCAAACTTAGGCTTGAGCTAAAAGTATTGGCTGATGTTGGTCTGGTGGGTTATCCTAATGTCGGTAAATCAACATTAATTTCACAAGTTTCACATGCTAAACCTAAAATTGCTTCCTATCATTTTACAACCCTTACGCCCAATCTTGGGGTAGTAAAGTATGGAGAGTATCAGTCATTTGTAATGGCAGATATTCCTGGTATAATAGAAGGAGCACACCAGGGAACAGGACTTGGTGATGAATTTTTAAAACATCTTGAAAGAACAAGGCTATTAGTTCATGTAATAGATGTATCGGGAATTGAGGGTAGAGACCCACTGGAAGATTTCGAAAAAATTAATAATGAACTGCAGAAATACAATGAATATTTAGCATCATTAGAACAGGTTATTGCTTTAAACAAAATAGATTTACCGGCAGCTAAGCAAAATATTGAAAGGGTAAAATCTGAGCTTAATGACCGCGGTTATAGTGTGTTTCCTATATCTGCTGTAACTTCTGAAGGCTGCCAGAAATTAGTTTACCATCTTGGTCAGAGATTAGAAGAGCTACCTGAAAGAGAAATTGCAAAAGAAGAGGAAGTCGTGATTAGACCTGATTTTGTTGATGAGATCTATTTTGAGAAATTAAATGATAATAAATATGAACTTAAGGGAACTTTGCTCGATTCTTATCTAGAAAAAACTGATTTTAATAATGATGCAGCAGTTCAGCGCCTGATGAGAGTTTTAAAACATCATGGCTTAAATGAAATTATGGAAAAACAGGGTATTAAAGAGGGAGATACTGTTATTATCGGCCCCTTAGAATTTGATTATGTAGAATAAATATAAATAAAATTATTAAAAAGGAAGGTGATTAAATGCTTAATGGAAAAAATAGAAGTTATTTAAGAGGAAAAGCAAATAAACTTAATCCAGTAATTCATGTTGGTAAAGAGGGAATCACAGATGCTGTAATTGATCAGCTTGATCAGGCATTAGAAGACCATGAACTACTAAAAGTTAGGATTTTAGAAAGTGTTGGTCGTTCAACCCGTTCTAGTGCAGAGGAACTTGCAACTGCTACTGCAGCAGAAGTTGTTCAGGTTATTGGTGGTATTGCTGTACTTTTTCGTCAGCGAGATGAAGATTCTGAATATAAATTAAAAAAATAATTTCAGTTTAGATTAATTTTTTACTCGGGGGAGAAATTAAAGGGAGTGAT contains:
- the rpmA gene encoding 50S ribosomal protein L27, coding for MSQKKGVGSSRNGRDSESKRLGVKEFDGEFVSAGSILVRQRGTKFKPGLNVGRGKDDTLFSKVNGYVKFERKGKKNRQISVYTEDQVAALA
- the rplU gene encoding 50S ribosomal protein L21, giving the protein MYAIIKTGGKQYRVEEDQIITIEKLSAEEGDNVEFEQVLALSDDNGFKAGSPFVEGATVKGRVIEQGKHKKVIVFKYKPKIRYRKKTGHRQPFTKVIIEEITA
- the yhbY gene encoding ribosome assembly RNA-binding protein YhbY, translated to MLNGKNRSYLRGKANKLNPVIHVGKEGITDAVIDQLDQALEDHELLKVRILESVGRSTRSSAEELATATAAEVVQVIGGIAVLFRQRDEDSEYKLKK
- the obgE gene encoding GTPase ObgE is translated as MFIDEVEFKVKAGDGGNGVVSFRREKFEDMGGPDGGDGGDGGDIILEVDEGMNTLADLRYNNIYKAEKGKNGKGKNQHGKNGDDLILRVPPGTMVYDADTDSFLADLKEAGEKHIVAKGGKGGRGNARFKKSTRKAPRFSENGAQGEFRKLRLELKVLADVGLVGYPNVGKSTLISQVSHAKPKIASYHFTTLTPNLGVVKYGEYQSFVMADIPGIIEGAHQGTGLGDEFLKHLERTRLLVHVIDVSGIEGRDPLEDFEKINNELQKYNEYLASLEQVIALNKIDLPAAKQNIERVKSELNDRGYSVFPISAVTSEGCQKLVYHLGQRLEELPEREIAKEEEVVIRPDFVDEIYFEKLNDNKYELKGTLLDSYLEKTDFNNDAAVQRLMRVLKHHGLNEIMEKQGIKEGDTVIIGPLEFDYVE